Part of the Lycium ferocissimum isolate CSIRO_LF1 chromosome 6, AGI_CSIRO_Lferr_CH_V1, whole genome shotgun sequence genome, CCCCACTTGTGAATAAGAGATTTCAAAGTGCTTCTCTTGTCTTTATTGTTGAGACCCTGCACATTCCAACTGAGTGTTTTAACTCTTATCTGGAATGAGCCTCGGACCCgccctttcttttcttcccaCTCCCATCATGGAGACCCCAATCCAATCTTTTAAGTTCAGTAacttgatgtgccgtgaaattacggcGCATTCGATGCCAATTTCTTAGTCTTTTGTGAATCCTCAAGTACTTTTGATGTCATTTCCCGTGTTTTGGTGTTGATTTGCAGAATAACAAGTGTTGGAAGCAACTTGAGGCAAAATGAAGCAAAAACAAGCTAAAGTGAACCAAAACACCACTTGCGAGCGTACGTATATCGTATACGAGTTGCAGGAAAGCCGCAAAGATTCGATGACGAGATGGCGATTTAACCGAAGATAGCGGCAAAGACACGCGAGCACCACATGCAAGTCGCACGCGGCGCATGCTAGTCGCACTCGATGCAGCAGTATCGTACCACAATTGCTTGAAGATGCAAAGACTCGCAAGATTTTGCAACCTGCAACTCGCGGGTTGCACATGCGACACCAAGTGCGATTCGCACTAAATGcgcaggggtatttttgtctGGAAATTTTTCCCGTTTTGGAAAGTCTATAAATAGATTTCTAGGGTTTTGGACTCATTATTCTACAGGTTTTTAAGTTGTCTTTTTGTGGAGCTCATTTATTATTGGTTGGTGAAGCTTTTGAGAGATTCCTTTGCTTTTGGCATCTTTTCCATTCAATaattttgtaagctttatgaataCTATTTATATTATTGCTTTACTTTTAATGAATATTAGTGGCTAAACTCTTTAGCTAAAGCTGTGGGActaaatgtgttagttatgtgattggatttcatattcatacttcATTTATATGCTAATGGAgttttctattaactcttcaagCGTTAATGTCTTGTGATGGTGTataacattatttgtgccttaatatcattactttgcttggaaaagaaagtagaggttaggaaaagagttaatagcaacaatttaggtcattaaacccatctaatagcttgagctaggaataggaaagctaGTTGAGGCTAAATGGGTGTCCCCATATAAAACATTCTAGGGCTTGGAAAAGCCTAGGATGAAATTTGctaatttggttggaaaactttTAGCAAGAATCACGTGACCCTTGGTTTAATACAGCTAGGCATATGAATGAGTTGAAGTGATACCCAAgcgcattactttccattggaaccacaaccttagtTCCTTTTATCAATAGTTTACATCTTAAAATAACTCTTAATCATTAATGAAAAAACATCAAACCAATTACTATTATATTCCCCTCTCCCTGgaaatatagactaatagtcgAGCGTTACACTTAacaagtatatttcttcattatattctctgtgggattcgaccccaacctcgttgggttctatatttgacaacgactGCTTACTCCTgatattaaaggtgtaatttgggcgcatcaaattttggcgccgttgtcgCGGAATACGGTCTAGAAATTTACTAACTAGTGTAAAACTTTACTTTTAgtctttatttctcttcttattttcttttgttgttgtgCAGGTAATATGGACGAGAATGGTAATCCCATTCAAAATCCACCAGTGGCAGTCGTCGAAGAAGCGGCGGGGGTAGGCTATGCAGCCGCAATTCAGCCCTCGCTTCTAATTGGAAACTCGCGTTTCCGCGTGACCAACACAATACTACACCTGCTCAACACTAAGGGTCTGTTTGGCGGTCTACCTAAAGATGACCCGAATAGGCACCTTCGGAAATTTCTTGGGGTGTGTTCTACTAATGTGCATTTGGGCATCTCAATTGAAGCAGTCAAGCTATGGCTCTTCCTGTACTCTCTAATGGGGGAAGCCACGGCTTGGTTAGATGGTCTCCTGTCCGGATCCATCACAACTTGGGAGAAATTGGCCAAAGTATTCCTTAAGAAGTTCTTCCCTCCATCTCGGATGTTGCAACTCCGTGACGAAATCAACAACTTTTGTCAACTTCCTGATAGGGCTCTCCATGAAACTTGGAttcgttttaaaaagaaaatcaaaagttATACAAAGCATGGGTTTCTCGATAGTGTGCTTATACAAATATTTTATAGGTCTTTGGACTCGGTCAACAAATCAGTAGCGAACAATATCGTGGAAGGGTCTATTATGGATAATTCTTATGCCACCGTTTGTAAATTGTTGGATAAATTGTTCGAGATTAATGAAGCGTGGCACACTAGGGATTCGGAAGTAGGTGGAGGAAGTTCCTCCAAAAATGTGCTCACTCCTGTGATGATTAAGAAGGAGGAAGAGAGATATAAATCCATGGCCAAACTTGTCACCCAAATGGACCTTCTTACAAAACGTGTCCTGGGTGGCGGAAGCAAAAAGGTGAATGCAGTAGAGTCTTGTGAAAGGGGTTCTCCGGATGAGCAATGTTTCCAAATGTATGATGAGGAGACAAGTTATATCAACAATCAAAGGGAGGGTTCCCGTCCGAACTACCAACGTCCGAGTCAAGGATCTTGGAGGCAAGGCCAAGGGAATCAAGGTTGGAACAAAGATCAAGGTAACTCAAATTGGAGAGATAATCATGACAACAATCAAGGgggttacaacaacaactacaacaatcaTCGGAGTTCAAATCCGTATGTCCCTCCAAAGGGGAATCAACAAAGCTCTAGTCAACCGCCCACTAGCGATCCCGCTagttcaaaaattaaagatatgttgTCAAGAGTGCTGAAGAAAGTGGAATCCACCGATACCTTTTGCCAGGAGACAATAGATGAGGTGAAATCAATGGGGCAAGTTGTAAGTTCACACTCCACCTCCATTAAACAATTGGAGTCTCAACTTGGCCAAATGTCGGCTATCCTCAACCAAAGGCAAAAAGGCCCACTCTCTAGTGATATGGCTGCAAATCCAAGGAATGATGGTGatcatgaatgcaatgcaattacTACTAGGAGTGGTAAAACAATTGGGAAAGAGGCATTGGTGAAAGATAATTTGTTGGTTGATGATGAGAAAATGGTTGAAGAACCCATTGTTGTTAAAGAAGAAGTGACTCCAAAGAAGAAGCGGGCTAGTATTGAAAAGCCCACTATTGTTGAAGATGCTCCGAAAATTAATGATGCTTCAAAAAGCAAGGAAGCGGTAGAGGAGGTACCAAAGGCTTCACCG contains:
- the LOC132061163 gene encoding uncharacterized protein LOC132061163: MDENGNPIQNPPVAVVEEAAGVGYAAAIQPSLLIGNSRFRVTNTILHLLNTKGLFGGLPKDDPNRHLRKFLGVCSTNVHLGISIEAVKLWLFLYSLMGEATAWLDGLLSGSITTWEKLAKVFLKKFFPPSRMLQLRDEINNFCQLPDRALHETWIRFKKKIKSYTKHGFLDSVLIQIFYRSLDSVNKSVANNIVEGSIMDNSYATVCKLLDKLFEINEAWHTRDSEVGGGSSSKNVLTPVMIKKEEERYKSMAKLVTQMDLLTKRVLGGGSKKVNAVESCERGSPDEQCFQMYDEETSYINNQREGSRPNYQRPSQGSWRQGQGNQGWNKDQGNSNWRDNHDNNQGGYNNNYNNHRSSNPYVPPKGNQQSSSQPPTSDPASSKIKDMLSRVLKKVESTDTFCQETIDEVKSMGQVVSSHSTSIKQLESQLGQMSAILNQRQKGPLSSDMAANPRNDGDHECNAITTRSGKTIGKEALVKDNLLVDDEKMVEEPIVVKEEVTPKKKRASIEKPTIVEDAPKINDASKSKEAVEEVPKASPPVMKPPPPFL